GACGATCTGCACCCAGCCGGTCTCCTCGGCCGTGGGCGCGTCGGCGTGGAGGGCCGCGACCGTGGTCGAAAACCGGTGGGACGGGCAGCGGGTGCCGGGCTAGGGTGCCCGGCATGAGCTGGCTCCCCGATGACTTCGCCCATCCCCTCCACGTCCCGCTGACGGACGGTCACCACCTGCGTCCGATCGCCGAGTCGGACACCGCGATCGACTACCCGGCCGTGATGGGCTCCCGTGAGCGGCTGTGGTCGCTGTACGGGGAGAGCTGGGGCTGGCCGCCCGCGACCATGACCTTCGAGCAGGACCGGGTCGACCTGGCCCGGCACGCCGAGGAGATGGTGCGCCACGAGTCCTTCAACTACGCCCTGTTCGACAGTGCCGAGACGGCGCTGCTGGGCTGCGTGTACATCGACCCGGTCGCCGGGCCGGACCGTGCCGCCGAGGTCTCCTGGTGGGTGGTCGACGGCGAGGTCGGCGGGCCGGTGGAGCGGGCGCTGGACGCGTTCGTCCCGGTCTGGCTGGCGAAGCACTGGCCGTTCGATCGCGTGGTGTACTCGGGTGCCCAGGCGGGTCTCACCCCCTGATCCCCGGCCCTGCGCCGACACGGAACGGGCCCGGCACGGAGCGGCGGCGGTTTTCCGGGCCGGCCGGGCGGGCATACGAGGAGGTAGTCCGTACTCGGAGGGTTCCGTCATGCCCGCTCGCCCGCGCCCCCTGGTGTGCCCCGGTCGGCGCGCCCCGGCCGCCCGCGGGCGGGCCCTGTGACCGCGGGGCCCGGACGGGGGCCGCTGCGGTTCGGGATCGAGGAGGAGTTCCTCCTGGTCGACCCGGCCACCTTCCGTACGGTGCCGCTGGCGAAGCGGGTGCTGGCCGAGGCCCGGCCGACGCTGGGCCGGCGGGCGCAGACCGAGTTCATCGCCACCCAGGTGGAGGCGTGCACCCGCCCGGTGGCCACGGTGGACGAGCTGCGCTCCGAGCTGGCCGCGACCCGCGGGATCCTGGCCGCCGCGGCGGCCTCCGCGGGCTGCCTGCTGGTGGCCTCGGGGACGCCGGTGCTGCCCAGCGCGCACCCGCTGCCGGTCACCGACGCGCCGCGCTACCGGGAGGTGGCGGCGCACGTCGGCGCGGTGGCCGACCAGCCCGGCGGGGAGCTGTGCGGCTGCCACGTGCACCTCGGCGAGCTGACCCGGGCCGAGGCGCTGGCGCTCGGCGTCCGGCTGCGCCCCTGGCTGCCGGTGCTGGAGGCGATGTGCGTGAACTCGCCGTTCTGCGAGGGACGCGACCGGGGCCTCGCCAGCACCCGGGCCGGCTGCTACGCGGCCTGGCCGACCTGCGGCCCGGCGCCGGTGCTGGACGAGCCGGGGTACGAGCGCACGGTCCGGCGGCTGCTGTCCGAGCGGGTGATCCTCGACCGCAAGATGATCTACTGGTACGCCCGGCCCTCGGAGCACGTCCCGACGCTGGAGATCCGGATCGCCGACACCAACGCCGACCGCGAGGTGATCGTGCTGTTGGCGGTCCTGCTGCGCGGCCTGGCCCGGGTCCCGCGGGCCTCCGCACCGCCGCCGCCCGTACCGGCCCCGGCGGAGGTGGCCCGGGCGCACCGGCTGGCCGCCCGGTCGGGCCTGTCCGGCCCGGGTCTGGACCTGCGGACCGGTGTCCTCAGGCCGATGCGCGAGCTCCTCTCCGACCTGCTGGTGCACGCCTCCCCCGGCCTCGAACGGACCGGCGACCTGGCGCTGGCCCAGACCCTCGTCCGCCGGCTGCTGGCCGGCGGTACCGGCGCGGACCGGCAGCGGGCGGACTTCGCCCGCCGGGGGTCCTTCCGCGACGTGGTGGCCGGGCTGGCCGCCACCACCGCCCGCTCGCAGTCCCGGCTCGCCCCGGCCCCGACCGCTCCGGCGTAGGGCTTGTCTGACGGACGCCGTCGCCGGGACGCCGCGACGCGGCCGGGCGACCGGACGGTCGGCCCGGCGCGGCGGCGCGGGTCCGATCGTCACACCGCATCCCGGCCGGAGGTACCGCCGTTCGGGGTGCGCCCCGGGCGCCGGGGCGGGTCCCGGGGATCCCGCCGGGCCCGGTTGGGGTGCGACACGCCGCTGGCTGAGCGCGATGGACGTGCGTCGGCATCGGCCGCGCGCCAGCATGGCGGTGTAAACGACCCGCTACCGTGAGCGACCGCCCCGCCGCCGGGGCCCCGGCCGCCTCCCGCTGGTACCTGTCCCGTCCGAGAGGTCCTGATGATCGCGTCATCCCACCGACACCCGCCCGCCCCAGCCGCCGGCCCGGCAGCGGCGCTCCCGCCGCGCACCGGGGGCCGGGCATGAGGGCCGGGAGACCGTCGCCGTCCGGGGCCGGGAAGCCCGGGAAGCCCGGAAGCACCCGCGCGAAGCCGGCCAACGCCGCCGAGGCCGTGGCCGACTGGACGGACGGCCGGGTCGGCCTCTACGCGCTGTCCAAGGCCAACATCCGCAAGATCTTCCCGGACCACTGGTCCTTCATGCTGGGCGAGATCGCGCTCTACACGTTCGTCGTCATCATCCTGACGGGCGTGTGGCTGACCCTGTTCTTCGTGCCCAGCATGGGCGAGACCACGTACACGGGCTCCTACCGGCCGCTGGACGGCATCCGGATGTCGGAGGCGTACGCCTCCACCCTGGACATCAGCTTCGACATCCGCGGCGGCCTGCTGATCCGCCAGATCCACCACTGGGCCGCGATCGTGTTCGTGGCCTCGATGCTGGTGCACATGATGCGGATCTTCTTCACCGGCG
The window above is part of the Kitasatospora sp. HUAS MG31 genome. Proteins encoded here:
- a CDS encoding N-acetyltransferase, producing the protein MSWLPDDFAHPLHVPLTDGHHLRPIAESDTAIDYPAVMGSRERLWSLYGESWGWPPATMTFEQDRVDLARHAEEMVRHESFNYALFDSAETALLGCVYIDPVAGPDRAAEVSWWVVDGEVGGPVERALDAFVPVWLAKHWPFDRVVYSGAQAGLTP
- a CDS encoding carboxylate-amine ligase — encoded protein: MTAGPGRGPLRFGIEEEFLLVDPATFRTVPLAKRVLAEARPTLGRRAQTEFIATQVEACTRPVATVDELRSELAATRGILAAAAASAGCLLVASGTPVLPSAHPLPVTDAPRYREVAAHVGAVADQPGGELCGCHVHLGELTRAEALALGVRLRPWLPVLEAMCVNSPFCEGRDRGLASTRAGCYAAWPTCGPAPVLDEPGYERTVRRLLSERVILDRKMIYWYARPSEHVPTLEIRIADTNADREVIVLLAVLLRGLARVPRASAPPPPVPAPAEVARAHRLAARSGLSGPGLDLRTGVLRPMRELLSDLLVHASPGLERTGDLALAQTLVRRLLAGGTGADRQRADFARRGSFRDVVAGLAATTARSQSRLAPAPTAPA